TGCGCTAAGTGAAGAATTTTAACGCTGTACCATTCCGTTTGATTGTAACGTTGCACCTGAACAAACTTCGCGTTGGAAACGACGTGTGCGTTGGTGAGAATTCTTTTATTTCCGATTAAAAAACCGGTTCCCGAACTGGCACGCACGGTGTCGGTGGTCCAGGGGGAAAATGGGTTCACCGCTTGGGAATAAACCCTGATTTGAACGACTCCCTTACGGAGTTCGTCGAATGGAAGAGGGCTTTCGACGGCCTGAATTTCGAAACGCGCCATCAAAATCAGCGCGATCGAAACAACCGGAGTAACACGTTTCAAACTTCTTTGAATCCAAATTCCAAAAAAACCGGATAGTTTAGCCGTCAATGGGCCCTCCAAAAAGAATATTCTAATTTTAGAATTTTCTAATGTCCTTCAAACTCGCAGATAGCGAAAATCGGAACCTTCAATTCTTCCTGAAGTTTTTTACCGCCGCCCAGATCCGGAAGATCGATGATAACTCCGGCTTCGTAGACTTCGGCTCCGAGTTTTCTCAGCAGTTTCACCGCGGCGATCATCGTTCCGCCGGTCGCGATCAAATCGTCCATCACGAGAATTCTATCTCCCGGTTGGACCGCGTCTTTGTGAATTTCGATCACGTCTTTTCCGTATTCCAAATCATATTCTTCCGACACGGTTTCGGAAGGAAGTTTTCCTTTTTTACGGATGGGAATAAAACCCACGCCGAGTTGGAAAGCGAGCGGAGCTCCGGTAAGAAAACCTCTGGCTTCGATTCCGGCAACCTTTGTGATTCCCTTACCTTGGTAGCGGTTTACGAAGGTTCCGATCGTAAGAGCAAGTCCTTCGGGATCGAGTAAGAGTGAAGTAATATCGCGAAACAAAATTCCCGGTTTCGGGTAATCGGGAATGGTTCTGATTTTGGATTTAACAATAGACATCTAGGTTTTACGTCCCAGGATTTTTAATTTACGGGTTCTATTCAAAAAATCCGAGACATTTCAAACAATTCTTTTTTGTTCCGAACGAAGAAAAGCCCGGCAAAACCGGGCTTATTTTGAAAGTTCCGTTAAACGATTCTTAGTAACCGGAATTCTTCAGAGCGGCAATTCTCGCTTCCAAAGGTGGGTGCGTCGAAAACAAGGCCATCCATTTACTATGACCTGAAATTTTCATAGTCGCAAGAGCTTCTCCGCCTCTTTCGTCTTCGGGTGCGTCGAATGTGCGTCTCAATTTTTCAAGAGCCGCGATCATATTCTGACGTCCCGCAAGTTTTGCGCCGCCCGCGTCCGCGCGATATTCTCTGGTTCTGGAGAAATACGCAACCACGATCGATCCGAGAATGCTGAACAGAATACTGAGAACGATATTAGCCACAAGACGAACGGTGTATTGAAGATCTTCCTTCACCATTGTACTGAGCGCGTAACTGATGATTCTCGAAAAGAACATTACAAAAGCGTTAACAACACCCTGAACAAGAGTCATCGTCACCATGTCTCCGTTGGCGACGTGGGCCAACTCGTGCGCGAGAACTCCTTCCACTTCCGCGTTGTCCATTACTTGCAACAAGCCGCTGGAAACCGCGACAAGAGAACTCGATTTGGAAGGTCCAGTTGCAAACGCGTTGACTTCTGGAGAATGATAGATTCCCACTTCGGGAATCGGAAGATTTGCGGCTCTTGCGAGTCTTTCCACTCTGGAATACAATTCTCTTTCGACTCCGGATGCGGATCTAGGATCGATGATCTTTACTCCCATCATCATCTTTGCCATGAACTTGGATAAAAGCAAAGATACGAAAGCGCCGCCCATTCCCCAAAGGAAACAGAACACGAGTAGGGAACTCAGATTGATTCCGTTTGCGTCCAGATAAGGACCGATTCCAAATACGCTCGTGATGATGGAAATCGTAACGACCACGAGAATATTGGTCAGCAAAAACAACCCAATTCGTTTAAACCACATTTTGGTTTCTCCTATAACTTCTCTATATATACTACTACTGAAATCAAGAGTCGATCTATCTATTTCACGGATTTAGACCCGCAAATGCGACCCATAGGGAGCATTTGCGTTGAGTTTTTTTGACCCAGGAATCCATTTTGCGCTGAGTTTTTTTAAACTTTTCTCGGTTCCTTTCTAAAAAACGAAGCGAGCAGGAATAAAATTCCAAGCAATACATAGGCCACTACGAAAGAATTTAAACCGACTTCGAACTGATTGAGAATATCGTTTCCTCTCAAAGAAAATCCGTGAATAAATCCGGTGCCCGCGAGAACCGCCGCGATCAAACAAGTGATCAAAGCCTTTTTAAAATCACGATCGATTGCGAACACCGCGATCGAAGCCCAGATCATGGACGAGATCAAAAACCCTTGCGACAAACTCAACAATCCTCCGAGAGGATACGGTAAGAATGGAAGACCCAGAGGAACGTCGGACAACCAGAGGTGTGCGGTTTCTTTTACACCCGCATTCTCCAGAACTCCCGCGATCGAACGATCCGCGTAGTTGAACGTGGATTGAACGAGTAAAATTCCCCAACCTGCAAGCGCGGGTAGAATTCCGACAACAACGGCGGGTGCGTGTCTGGAAGGAGTCGCTTCAAACGCTTGAGAACCGATTACGATTCCGATCCAAAGAACGATCGCCATTCCCGCTTCCACGGGGATCAACGCCTGAATGAATGCAAGAAGACCGAAGAGCGCGACGATCGTCATAAAGACGCCATTCAAAGTGGAATAACCCGCTCTCGCACCCAGAGCCTTCCAACCCGGATGACCTATGTAAATCGTAGTAGGAAACGGAGAACCAAAAAAAGAACCGACAACGGTTCCGATCCCGTTCGCCATAAGAGAATCTCTTGTGTTAAACGAATCTCCGGAAGCCTCGGCGGATTCTATGTTCTGCAAAGATCCGATCACGTTGAAAATTCCCATAGGAATCAAAACCGCGAGATATTCGCGGATGTCCGCAAATTGAAACGCGGAAAATAAATCCCCGATTGAAAGTACGGGAAGATAAAAACCGATCTGACTCGTGGAACCTTTGAGTAAGGCTCCGTCCATCATAGGATTTCCCCAAACTCCTTGCGACCAAGCGAGAATGGTTCCCAACACTACGGAAACAAGTCCGCCCGGCAAACGGAACGGAAACACGACCCGAGCAAAATACTGAAGAAGAATCACGCCGAACGGCAAGAATGCGATCAAAGGATTCTGAAACGTACGAACTAAAAAGTCCATCGAGATAAACGTAATCGCGATCCCCGCAAGAGAGGAAAGAAGAGCCGCACGAGGAGTCACCTTACGGATTTTTTCCGCGATAAAGGAACCGCCCATCTCGATCAAACCGGAAAGAAAACTTGCGACAAGTCCTACCTGCCAAGCGATTTTGTAATCGCCGGTTTTCTTATATACGGGAAGTATAATAAAGAAAACGAACGCGAACAACGAAACCGTATTGATCCCGTAAGGAAGAGCGGTGACGTCGTTTCGATTTTCCTTTTCGGCAAGACGATGCGCCTGCCAGGAATAAAACAGGTTCCCGAGTAGAAGAGAAATTGCCGTACCCGGAAGAATGACTTTATAAACGAAGTCACCCGGAACACCACAAAGTGTGGTCAGCAAAAAAGAAAGAACAAGAATCTGAATCAGATTGTCGATCATCAGACCGAAAAATCCGTCCAAATCCCCAAGTACAAACCATTTGAATTTATTTTGGCTCATTGTTTCGATTTACTCCCAAAATCCACTTGAATTACGTTGGACTTATCGTCCTTCGTATCACCCTCTTTTTTCTCTGTTGAAACCGTCTTCTCAGCGGAAGGAGAATCCTTTTTTAAGATCTCCGGCTCCGTAGTAAAAACCTTCATGTTCGTCAATGTTTGTTGTGTTTTATCAAAATAACGTAATATACAATCCCAGGGAATAAAGATCTCCTCCCAGGTGTAACCGAACTGCAGTTCCGCGTAGATCCATTCTTCCCCGGCGTCCAAATTGCGAACACCGCCTTTGGGGCTGAATACGAGAACGATTCCGGATTCTTTTTCGTCGCCGACTAACCCGCGTTTGCCGATGACCAGTTGAGGATGGGGAAGTGCGTGTAAATAGAAGGTTCCGAACCGGTCCCAGTAAAGATCGAACAAAGAACGTTTGAACTTTCTGAGGGCCAGGATTTCCTCTTTCAGATTTTGTTTATCCATTCTTCAGGTTTTGCTGATCGGTGACGCCCGCGTTGGCTTCGTTGAGATAATCTCCGTGAATCTTGTATTCCGGAACCAGAGCCCTAAACGCAAGAAAGATGTCCTTGTCCTTGTTGGCTCTTCCCGCATTTAGAAGTTCGTTGAACCTCGCGACGAAGGTGGTCGGTTCCTGATTTTCCAGAGGAGCGGCGATTTTGATCTTTGGATGATGCGTTTTTTTGATTCCTTCCAAATCGAGAAGAAGTTCTTCGAACAACTTTTCTCCCGGTCTCAGTCCGGTGAATTGAATCGGAATATCGACGTGAGGTCTGAGTCCGCAGAGACGGATCATTTCTTCGGCGAGATTTAGAATCTTGACGGGTTCTCCCATCTCGAGAATAAAAATTTCTCCGCGTTCTCCCATACTTCCGGCCTGCAACACGAGTTGTGTCGCTTCGGGAATCGTCATGAAGTAGCGGATCACGTCGGGATGTGTAACGGTAACCGGTCCGCCGTTTGCAATCTGTTCTCGAAAACGAGGAATTACGGAACCGTTCGAACCGAGAACGTTTCCGAATCGAACCGTGATGAACTTGGTTCTGGTTTCTCTGGAAATGTGTTGCAGATACAATTCGGCCGCACGTTTGGAAGCTCCCATGATGTTCACGGGATTGACCGCCTTGTCCGTGGAGATCAAAACAAAACGTTCGACGCCGGAAAGCCTGGAAATGTCCGCGATGTTCTTCGTGCCGAGAATGTTATTCATCACCGCTTCGGTGGGATTTACTTCCATCATCGGAACGTGTTTGTAAGCCGCCGAATGAAACACGACCTGCGGAGAATGTTTTTCAAAGATCGAACTGACTCTGGAAAGATTTTTGATGTCCGCGACGATCGGAATGAGTTCCACATTCTGACCTTGTAATTTTTTCTTCAGTTCGTATTCGATTTCGTATAACGGAGTTTCGGAAGAATCCAACAAAAGAATCCGAGAAGGTTCGAACACAGCGACTTGTCTGCAGAGTTCGCTTCCGATCGATCCGCCCGCGCCGGTAACAAGAATGGATTTGCCTTTTAGATAAGAACGAATCGATTCGATTTCCAAGTCCACAACCGGACGACCCAAAAGGTCTTCCACCTGAACTTCCCGGAGTTGATTCAACTTTGGAGAATCGAAAAACAAGGAACCCAAGGAAGGAAGAATTTTAAACTTCACATCCGTACTTTCAAACGAACGGATCAAACGGCTGATCAGTTTTCCATCAGGATTCGTGATCGCAATGATGACTTGTTTTACCCCGAACTGATGGATCATCTGTTCTGCTTGTTCGATCTTCGCGAGAATCGGAACCCCTTGGATATGTGCGCCGATCTTTTGAACGTTATCATCCAAGAATCCGACTGGGTTCAGTTTTAGTTCGTTGTGTCTACGAATTTCCGAAAGTAGAGTAGCTCCTACTTTTCCCGCTCCGAGAATCAAGGTAGGAAGTCCTTCCTCTCTCGACTTTTTCAGAATGTACTGATCCCGAAATACTCTCCAGGAAAAACTGCGGATACAAAGAAAGCTTAAGAGAAGAAGGGTATCCAACACGGGAACCATTCTCGAGAGCTGTTCGAAACGATTGTAAAATAAAAGTGCGGTAGTCGAGATCAGGGAAGAAAGAAGGGTAACCTTGATGATTTCCACGAGATCATGAATCGACGCATAGGCCCAAATCGATCGATAGATGTCGGAAAGAATAAACACCCCGGCCCTTACGGTGATTACGATGATCAAAGAGGTGAAAAATCTTTCCGGAGACGCTAAAAAAACGAAGGACTCAAAACGGATCCAATGCGCCAAAAAGAAAGAAATTCCCATGAAGAGTAGATCCAAAGGGAAGATCCACATTCTTCTATTCCACTGACCGAGCATGTAGGAAATAAAATCCGCTTGTTCCTAAAAGTCCAATCTTTTTGAAACGAATCGGCCCGATTTTTAAACGAACCGAAAAATGTGTTGCAGAAATTCTTTTCTTGCCCCACTCCAATAGGAGAATAAATCGGTTCTATCATCGGGACACCTTGAAAGAAATTATCATCAACCTCCAAGGAGATCTGGACTTTAAATTGGGAGAGGCGCTTCTTTCCAAGTTGGAGGAACTTCCGGATTCTCCCCGCAAAATTCTTTTGGATGCGAGCGGGCTCGAATCCGCCACGTTAGAAGGCGCTTCGATATTAAACCGACTTCCGGAACGTTTTCCACAATCCAAATTCGCGATTTGTTCCGTGCCGAACGGAATCGAAATCTCCGCGCAGGGCGCTCATGAAATTCCGGTTTTCTCCGATCGGGATTCCGCCAAATCCCACTTAATCTCGACCGAATCGAACCAGACTTCTTCCTTTGGGGAGAATTCTCCGGTGCTCGTCAATTGTCCGATTTGTTTTCATCTTTTAAAAGTGCAAGGTTCCGGGAACTACGGTTGTCCGGCCTGCCATTCCAAGTTTTTCGTAACCAAGGATTGGCGTATCTCCACGTTCGAAAGATTATTATAATATTCTTACATTTCTTCGAAAAACTGGATCGTCTCCAAAACTTCCACCGGAACGTTTCCCGCTTGGAAGTAAGGATTGTATCTTTTTTTGATTCCCGAAACCAATCTTCGTTTTCTCGCTTCGAATGAATCCATGGATTCCTTAAGGATCGGATTCTTCTGCAACTCGGTGCGCAACTGAGGAGAAAAAGGCACATAACGGTTCAGAATATCCCTAGAAACACGATTGAGTCTGAGTTTCCCGGACGATTCGAAAAGAATCCAATACGAATAATCGGACGCGAACATGTCCTTCAGATTTTTTCTATACTTCACAAGTTGTTGATCTATGTTTTTTTTCGCGTCCGGTGTGAGCGCGGGGGACTTGCGAAAATTCTCCAGATACAGATAATATTCCGAGGTCAGAGAAGGCGGGGAAGAATCCTTCCACTTTCTTCCTCGAACGGTTCTTTCGATTTCCCATCGGAATTCGCCTAACGTTCTTGTGATCGCAAGAGTCATGTTTTCGTTCAATACCTGCGGAAACACAAGACGTCCTCTCGACATCAGACCCGACGTGATCTCTTGCCAAAGAACCCCTCTGCTTCCGAACACGGGAAGAATGATACAATCGGGAGCCATCTCCTTCATCGCAAGGTCCGGTTTGCCCGGAGTTTGTTCCGGTTCGAAGGAGATCTGTCTGTAAAAAAGATGTTTATCGATTTTATGTACGTGATCCACGACCGCGTTTAATTTTTCGGGTGTTACGAGAAACGCGTCCGTCTCTCCGTACATCTGATCCTCGGAAAGAATCGGATACGCAAGATTCGGATTCGCCGAAACTCCGATGAGTCCGTTGTATAAAAGATTGCTCAATTCCCAATCGAGAAGATGAAGTAAGTCTTCGATCCCGCTGTCGCCCGCGTAATCGTCCGTTCCGGTTTTACGAACCATAGACGCTCTGACTTGTTCGTAGGATTGTGCGAGATGATTTCGAGACGGAGTTTTTTTTCCGGAAAGAATCAAACCCAACCACTCCGGTAAAAAATATACCGCGAGTTTGTGATTGGTCGGATACGGATCCTGTGAGTAACTTCGAATTTTCTCCAAGGTTCCGTAGAGCTGAACGATTCTCGCGGGAGAAAGAAGATTCTCATCCATATAAAAAAAGTATAAGAATAAAAGAACCGCTTTAGGAATCGGTGATATATCCGATCTGTATCTCGCGTAACAAGCGGAGTAAAGTTCGATAAAGGTTTGTATCTCTTCGGGTTTGTGTTCCTTGCGTACGAGACCCGGATGTTCCTTAAACGCGTGAACCCTTTTTTGTATCTCCGAAGTAACGGAAGTGCCCATCGCGGCGTAGTTTAGAATTTGAGAAAGGCTTCCTTGAAACTCATCGGGAAGCGAAACGTCTTCCTGCGCGCCTCCGACCCCGCCCATTTGGATTCCGCCCCAAGTCCTCGTTTTTTCAGCGTCCTTCTCGGGAACGGTCTCGACTTGAATTCCCATATCATTTCCGTTTAAACTGAGAATCTTCGCGTCGAAACGAATCCATTCCTTGTCGTCTCCCGAAAATAAAACGTGAATCTTATCCCCCGTTGCAACCGGAAACGAATGATAGAGTTTTTTTGTGAACACCTTCGTATGAAGACTTTTAGAAACAAAGTCCGGGCCAGGCGGACCGGAATACAAAAATCCCGGAAAGGCCTCGTCTCCGTCCGTAAGAAACACAGCGGGAAGAATTTTCCTCGGATGAGGCCCGAGATCGTGCACAAGATGTTGCAATCTTTTGAATATAAGTGCGTCTCTCCAAGCGGGGAGTTCGCCTTGGTGCGCGAGATAAAGCGCGAGTTCCGGAAGAAACACTTCTTGAAACCAGGAATGAGAATCCGCGATCTTTTGAAGAATCGAAACCGCGACGTGATCCAAAAAGGCGTGAATCTGAATCACGTCCCTTCCGTTCATATACGTTAGCGGTAGCTTCTTGAGAATTTTCGCTCTCAGACTCGCGCGGTGTTCGATCGAATTCCGAAAACGTCTTTCGAGATAATATCCCGCAACGAGCAGAAGCGCAACGAATATGGTTCCGTTGATGACCGGTATCCAAGAAAATTCCGGCCATACCAAAATCGGGCGGGCTTGCGCTAAAAAAAACATGCGAAATGTATAAGTTTCTTTTTTTCAGGGGTCAAGCAGGATTCTTAGAAGCGTTTCGATTGTAAGAACTTGTACTTTGGAAAGCGCCGTAAAAACTCTGCAAACAAATTCCAAAACTTCGAACCGTTCTTATCATAGATCCGAACGAACTCCGTTTCAACTCGAAAAAGGGAAGAATCATCGTTTCTTAAAGTAGATTCGATTTAACTTCGCTTTAAAAGATTTTGCAATTCGGTTAAAAAAACTTCTTTTCAAAAGAATCGTTAAGAATGCGACTGGACTTACAGTCCATTTTCATGGGATTCATCGATGCTTCGCATCGGTGGGAAGACGGTTAGAATCCGTCACGGTATCCGCCGCTGTAAGAGGGACGAAAGGCATATTAAGTCACTGGGTGATAAACCTGGGAAGGCATGCCGAGTAGGAAGATCTCAAGTCAGAATACGACCCTATGAAAATCCTGAAGATACGTTTCGACCTCGGAAGTAAGGCGATCCGTAGCTTAAATAGAACATTACCGTATAACACGCGTTAGATCCTTAAGGGATTGATACGCTTATAGTCTGTTTGTCTTGGAGTTTACTCTGAAAGGAGGAGTATTCTTATGCGTACCGTTTCCACGTCTTCGCAAACGAGCAAGGGCCTTTCCATATCTTTGGATCCGATCCTTACCGTTTCCTTGGTTTTTGTTTCTTTGTTCGTAATTTACATCGTCGGTTTGGAACCGATGCCTGAACTTCACGCGTCGTTTCACGATATACGACACGCCACCGGTTTTCCCTGTCACTAAAAATGAGGGAGAATCTTTTCAAGCGACTCGTTTTAGGTTCTAAGGCGGGTTTGATCGCAGGTGTCGCTTATGGAATCCTACTTCAATTCCTTGTGACTCCGATGATCTTAAAGGCGGAGGTTTTCGAAACAAACGCGAACGTTTCTTCCGCGTCCGCGAACACGACAACTTCAGCCAAAACACATTCGCATTCCCATGTAGATGGAAAAAAACACCATCACCATTCTGCCGTTGTTTCCAACGAAGGTTCCGATTCAAGTCAGAACATCCAAGACGAAAATTTCGAAACTCTAAAACGAAACGTTTGGACCTGGATCGGCTGTCTTCTTTTAGGTCTTGCATTCGGCGTTCTGAGCGCGATCGGATATAGCTCGTTAGAGTTTACGAATATTCTAACTTTCGAATGGATTGAATCCGTTTGGAAACCGTCGCTTTTGATTTCGGGAATCGGGTTTATCGTATTTTATGCGATTCCTTCTTTGGGTCTTCCGCTCCAACTTCCGGGAGTGGCGGGTTCCGAAGAGGATTTCGAACTCCGACAAGCCTGGTGGTTACAATCCATCTTCTTGTCTTCTGCGGCTTTGACGTTTTGGTTTTGGATTCGAAACCGTTTTTTTAAGGGAAGAATTTCGAGCGCGATCGCATTCGTTTTTCTTCTCGGAATTCTTTTCGCATTCTTATTTTGGATTCCGGGTGTTCCGAAACATTCCACAACCACTTCGGTGCCGAACGATCTGCTCGTTGAATTTAGAATCAAAAGTGCGATCGCAAATTTTTTTCTTTGGTCTACGATCGGTTTTTTGATTTCGAATTCGATTGCAAAAAATCGAGAAGTTCCGTTTCCCCTGGAAACACGGAAGGTTTAGAAAGAATGAAGGATTTCGGAATTCTCATCGTAGGACATGGAAGCAGAGAAGTTTCCTCCGGCGTTGAATTTGAAACCTTTGTTCAAGAATACGCGCGGACCAGACCCGAATTCGAAATCAGAATCGCTTACGTGGAACTTGCGGAGCCAGATCTAAAAACATCTCTCCGAAATTTCGCGAAAACACATTCCAGAATTCTAATTTTTCCTTTGTTTTTGTTCGCGTCCGGGCATGTAAAAAACGACATCCCATTGATTCTTTCGGATTTAAAAGCGGAGTTTCCGAATCACGAATTCGTATCGGCTCTGCCTTTGAACGTACATGAGAATATCATAAAACTTTTAAATATTCGAGCGGGCGAAAGAATCGGAGCGGAATCCCAATCCAAAACCGGAGTGATCGTAGTCGGGCGAGGCGCATCGGACGTCGATTCCAACGGGGAATTCTACAAAGCGGTCCGTTTTTTCGAGGAAGCGAATTCTTTCCTTTTCGTAAAACCGAGTTTTATCGGAATCACAAAACCTCTGCTCCCCGAAAGTCTGGAAATGTCCGCAAAACTCAGACCGGAACGGATCTTGATTCTTCCTTATTTCCTATTTGATGGAAAGCTAATACAAAAGATTTCTCATATAGCCGAGGACTATTCCGAAAAATATCCTTGGATTAAAATTACCACCGCGGGACATTTCGGACCCGATCCGATTTTGTTTCCGATTTTGGACGAAAGAATTTCTTCCGCATTGTCCGGCAAAGAAAGACTTCCTTGCGACAACTGCGAGTATCGAGTTTCCATTCCCGGACTCAAAAACAAAGTGGGCGGACTCGATTCTCTTCTTTGGAGTATGAGACATTTGGAAACTCATACACAAGCGGCTCCCCACGAATTCCCTCATAGAAATCTAAAAAAACATATCTACGTATGCGAAAACGTGGACTGCGCGAGCAAGGGAAGCATTTCGCTTATCAATAAGATCCGATCTTCGATCAAAAAACACGGAAGACAAACAGACTTCCGAGTTTCCAGAAGTTCCTGTTTGGGAAGATGCGGAGAGGGGCCGACCGTCGTGGTATACCCGGACGGAATCTGGTATCAAAGAGTCAACGAAAGCGACGCGGAAGAACTCGTCGCCGAACACCTGTTTAACGATCGTCTTGTTTCAAGACTGGTCGATAACATCATGCAATAATTTTAGGAGAATACGATGGCATGTCACGAAGTGGCCGCACTTAGACTGGGAATGATGAACGTAATCGGAATCAAGGACGAAACGACGATCCAACACGAACGCGCGGAGATCGGAGACGCGTTACAATCGCCGGGACCGATTCGTTCTTTAGCCGAAGCGAAGGATTTCGAATCCTTGATCAAGTTCTACGAGGCTTCCTTAACCGACCTCGAAGAGATGATTTCCAAAACGAAGAAGGACGATCCGAAGATGGCTTACTATCGTTCTCTTTTGATTCTCACCAAAAAAGTGGAACTCGAACTGAAGAATTCTCTTCTCGGTTTTCAGAATCTTTTTCGAGATTTGGAAGAGATGCACGATTTCGTACACGAAATTTATCCGGCGTAACGATATGGCGAATCCT
The Leptospira barantonii genome window above contains:
- a CDS encoding CbiX/SirB N-terminal domain-containing protein; this translates as MKDFGILIVGHGSREVSSGVEFETFVQEYARTRPEFEIRIAYVELAEPDLKTSLRNFAKTHSRILIFPLFLFASGHVKNDIPLILSDLKAEFPNHEFVSALPLNVHENIIKLLNIRAGERIGAESQSKTGVIVVGRGASDVDSNGEFYKAVRFFEEANSFLFVKPSFIGITKPLLPESLEMSAKLRPERILILPYFLFDGKLIQKISHIAEDYSEKYPWIKITTAGHFGPDPILFPILDERISSALSGKERLPCDNCEYRVSIPGLKNKVGGLDSLLWSMRHLETHTQAAPHEFPHRNLKKHIYVCENVDCASKGSISLINKIRSSIKKHGRQTDFRVSRSSCLGRCGEGPTVVVYPDGIWYQRVNESDAEELVAEHLFNDRLVSRLVDNIMQ
- a CDS encoding permease: MSQNKFKWFVLGDLDGFFGLMIDNLIQILVLSFLLTTLCGVPGDFVYKVILPGTAISLLLGNLFYSWQAHRLAEKENRNDVTALPYGINTVSLFAFVFFIILPVYKKTGDYKIAWQVGLVASFLSGLIEMGGSFIAEKIRKVTPRAALLSSLAGIAITFISMDFLVRTFQNPLIAFLPFGVILLQYFARVVFPFRLPGGLVSVVLGTILAWSQGVWGNPMMDGALLKGSTSQIGFYLPVLSIGDLFSAFQFADIREYLAVLIPMGIFNVIGSLQNIESAEASGDSFNTRDSLMANGIGTVVGSFFGSPFPTTIYIGHPGWKALGARAGYSTLNGVFMTIVALFGLLAFIQALIPVEAGMAIVLWIGIVIGSQAFEATPSRHAPAVVVGILPALAGWGILLVQSTFNYADRSIAGVLENAGVKETAHLWLSDVPLGLPFLPYPLGGLLSLSQGFLISSMIWASIAVFAIDRDFKKALITCLIAAVLAGTGFIHGFSLRGNDILNQFEVGLNSFVVAYVLLGILFLLASFFRKEPRKV
- a CDS encoding polysaccharide biosynthesis protein, with product MLGQWNRRMWIFPLDLLFMGISFFLAHWIRFESFVFLASPERFFTSLIIVITVRAGVFILSDIYRSIWAYASIHDLVEIIKVTLLSSLISTTALLFYNRFEQLSRMVPVLDTLLLLSFLCIRSFSWRVFRDQYILKKSREEGLPTLILGAGKVGATLLSEIRRHNELKLNPVGFLDDNVQKIGAHIQGVPILAKIEQAEQMIHQFGVKQVIIAITNPDGKLISRLIRSFESTDVKFKILPSLGSLFFDSPKLNQLREVQVEDLLGRPVVDLEIESIRSYLKGKSILVTGAGGSIGSELCRQVAVFEPSRILLLDSSETPLYEIEYELKKKLQGQNVELIPIVADIKNLSRVSSIFEKHSPQVVFHSAAYKHVPMMEVNPTEAVMNNILGTKNIADISRLSGVERFVLISTDKAVNPVNIMGASKRAAELYLQHISRETRTKFITVRFGNVLGSNGSVIPRFREQIANGGPVTVTHPDVIRYFMTIPEATQLVLQAGSMGERGEIFILEMGEPVKILNLAEEMIRLCGLRPHVDIPIQFTGLRPGEKLFEELLLDLEGIKKTHHPKIKIAAPLENQEPTTFVARFNELLNAGRANKDKDIFLAFRALVPEYKIHGDYLNEANAGVTDQQNLKNG
- a CDS encoding CbtB domain-containing protein, which gives rise to MRTVSTSSQTSKGLSISLDPILTVSLVFVSLFVIYIVGLEPMPELHASFHDIRHATGFPCH
- a CDS encoding CbtA family protein, whose amino-acid sequence is MRENLFKRLVLGSKAGLIAGVAYGILLQFLVTPMILKAEVFETNANVSSASANTTTSAKTHSHSHVDGKKHHHHSAVVSNEGSDSSQNIQDENFETLKRNVWTWIGCLLLGLAFGVLSAIGYSSLEFTNILTFEWIESVWKPSLLISGIGFIVFYAIPSLGLPLQLPGVAGSEEDFELRQAWWLQSIFLSSAALTFWFWIRNRFFKGRISSAIAFVFLLGILFAFLFWIPGVPKHSTTTSVPNDLLVEFRIKSAIANFFLWSTIGFLISNSIAKNREVPFPLETRKV
- a CDS encoding STAS domain-containing protein → MKEIIINLQGDLDFKLGEALLSKLEELPDSPRKILLDASGLESATLEGASILNRLPERFPQSKFAICSVPNGIEISAQGAHEIPVFSDRDSAKSHLISTESNQTSSFGENSPVLVNCPICFHLLKVQGSGNYGCPACHSKFFVTKDWRISTFERLL
- the htpX gene encoding protease HtpX, producing the protein MWFKRIGLFLLTNILVVVTISIITSVFGIGPYLDANGINLSSLLVFCFLWGMGGAFVSLLLSKFMAKMMMGVKIIDPRSASGVERELYSRVERLARAANLPIPEVGIYHSPEVNAFATGPSKSSSLVAVSSGLLQVMDNAEVEGVLAHELAHVANGDMVTMTLVQGVVNAFVMFFSRIISYALSTMVKEDLQYTVRLVANIVLSILFSILGSIVVAYFSRTREYRADAGGAKLAGRQNMIAALEKLRRTFDAPEDERGGEALATMKISGHSKWMALFSTHPPLEARIAALKNSGY
- a CDS encoding DUF3209 family protein → MACHEVAALRLGMMNVIGIKDETTIQHERAEIGDALQSPGPIRSLAEAKDFESLIKFYEASLTDLEEMISKTKKDDPKMAYYRSLLILTKKVELELKNSLLGFQNLFRDLEEMHDFVHEIYPA
- a CDS encoding ClpXP protease specificity-enhancing factor SspB, whose protein sequence is MDKQNLKEEILALRKFKRSLFDLYWDRFGTFYLHALPHPQLVIGKRGLVGDEKESGIVLVFSPKGGVRNLDAGEEWIYAELQFGYTWEEIFIPWDCILRYFDKTQQTLTNMKVFTTEPEILKKDSPSAEKTVSTEKKEGDTKDDKSNVIQVDFGSKSKQ
- a CDS encoding adenine phosphoribosyltransferase is translated as MSIVKSKIRTIPDYPKPGILFRDITSLLLDPEGLALTIGTFVNRYQGKGITKVAGIEARGFLTGAPLAFQLGVGFIPIRKKGKLPSETVSEEYDLEYGKDVIEIHKDAVQPGDRILVMDDLIATGGTMIAAVKLLRKLGAEVYEAGVIIDLPDLGGGKKLQEELKVPIFAICEFEGH